In Planctomycetia bacterium, one DNA window encodes the following:
- a CDS encoding 2-oxoacid:acceptor oxidoreductase family protein produces MIQRVLIAGFGGQGILLIGQILADAAMKQGYHTTWFPSYGPEMRGGTANCTTIFSDEEIGSPISSTYDVLIAMNQPSLERFISSVRLGGAVLVNSSMVPIRCDRADVTALHVPASDLARQAGSERVANMVMLGTLLAVQDDLKQEWLERAVAAVVGKKHAELIEANLAAIRAGAAYQESTDQRAPSRGNPILASG; encoded by the coding sequence ATGATCCAGCGCGTTCTCATCGCGGGCTTCGGCGGGCAGGGCATCCTGCTCATCGGTCAGATTCTTGCCGACGCCGCCATGAAACAGGGCTATCACACGACGTGGTTCCCGTCGTACGGACCGGAGATGCGCGGCGGCACGGCCAATTGCACGACGATCTTCTCCGACGAGGAAATCGGATCGCCGATTTCCTCGACGTATGACGTTCTCATCGCGATGAACCAGCCTTCGCTGGAGCGATTTATTTCGTCCGTGCGGCTTGGCGGCGCGGTGCTGGTCAATTCGTCGATGGTGCCGATCCGCTGCGACCGAGCCGATGTCACCGCATTGCACGTTCCGGCCTCCGACTTGGCGCGGCAGGCCGGCAGCGAGCGCGTCGCGAACATGGTCATGCTCGGGACGCTGCTGGCGGTGCAGGACGATTTGAAGCAGGAATGGCTGGAGCGCGCCGTGGCGGCGGTGGTCGGCAAGAAGCACGCCGAATTGATCGAGGCCAACCTCGCCGCGATCCGCGCCGGGGCGGCGTATCAGGAGTCGACCGACCAGAGGGCGCCGTCACGCGGCAACCCGATTCTGGCCAGCGGTTAA
- a CDS encoding 2-oxoglutarate oxidoreductase, whose translation MGQAPEACAAANNGHGECEVVFDRPECMTDKVMHYCPGCTHGIIHRLVGEMIDEFGLFERTVGVCPVGCSVFAFEYFHFDMIEASHGRAAAVATAVKRADPNRFVFTYQGDGDLAAIGLAESVHAAARGENICVFFVNNGIYGMTGGQMAPTSLIGQKTTTSPRGRDPGIAGPPIGVCEMLSSLPAVAYLARVPITSPKNIHTARKYMRTAIRAQLERKGFALVEFLSTCPVQWGMTPIKAMEHIDKTVVQTFKPGVFIDRVTPPKETTAPAVERTAVAP comes from the coding sequence ATGGGGCAGGCACCGGAAGCCTGCGCGGCGGCCAACAACGGCCATGGCGAATGCGAAGTCGTGTTCGACCGGCCCGAGTGCATGACCGACAAGGTGATGCACTACTGCCCGGGTTGCACGCATGGAATTATTCACCGGCTCGTCGGCGAGATGATCGACGAGTTCGGATTGTTTGAGCGCACCGTCGGCGTCTGCCCGGTCGGCTGTTCGGTCTTTGCATTCGAATACTTCCACTTTGACATGATCGAAGCCAGCCACGGGCGGGCGGCGGCGGTGGCGACGGCCGTGAAGCGGGCCGATCCGAATCGGTTCGTGTTCACTTATCAGGGCGACGGCGATCTCGCGGCGATCGGACTCGCGGAGTCGGTCCACGCGGCGGCGCGCGGCGAGAACATCTGCGTGTTCTTCGTGAACAACGGCATCTACGGCATGACCGGCGGTCAGATGGCGCCCACGTCGCTGATCGGACAAAAGACGACGACCTCGCCGCGCGGGCGCGATCCCGGGATCGCCGGGCCGCCGATCGGCGTGTGCGAAATGCTCTCGTCGCTGCCGGCCGTGGCGTACCTGGCGCGCGTGCCGATCACCAGTCCGAAGAACATTCACACGGCGCGGAAGTACATGCGCACGGCGATTCGCGCGCAGCTCGAACGCAAAGGCTTCGCGCTGGTCGAGTTCTTGAGCACCTGCCCGGTGCAATGGGGCATGACGCCGATCAAGGCCATGGAGCACATCGACAAGACGGTCGTGCAGACGTTCAAGCCGGGTGTCTTTATCGACCGCGTGACGCCCCCGAAGGAGACGACTGCGCCGGCGGTCGAAAGGACGGCGGTGGCGCCATGA
- the vorB gene encoding 3-methyl-2-oxobutanoate dehydrogenase subunit VorB: MPVQVDNRLSGAAAIDHLTPSSSSSSRRLVKGNEALALGAIAGGVECFFGYPITPQNEVPELLSDLMPRLGRVFLQAESEVASINMVYGAAAAGHRAMTSSSSPGISLMMEGLSYIAGARLPCVVINVMRGGPGLGNIAPSQADYFQACKGGGHGDYRCIVLAPWNVQEMFEFPRMAFEIAERYRMPVMILADAVLGSMLEPATVPDEFPPAVHRPADWACTGRGARSHKNVVNSLFLSADELERHNLLLQRTYLDAQAEIRFDTRFTDDAELGLVAFGAAARVALSCVRQLRAAGQRVGLFRPQTLFPFPAEALRRATAGAKRLVVFELNAGQMVEDVRLTINGAKPVEFFGRMGGVIPSPEELAEFVTRQLAGDSSPKRAMATRTEEACHG; the protein is encoded by the coding sequence ATGCCGGTGCAAGTTGACAACAGACTGTCGGGAGCCGCCGCGATCGACCACCTCACCCCCTCTTCCTCCTCCAGTTCGCGGCGGCTCGTCAAAGGCAACGAAGCCCTCGCCCTCGGCGCGATCGCCGGCGGCGTCGAGTGCTTCTTTGGATATCCGATCACTCCGCAGAACGAAGTGCCAGAGCTGCTGTCGGACCTGATGCCGCGGCTCGGGCGCGTGTTCCTCCAGGCCGAAAGCGAAGTCGCCTCGATCAACATGGTCTACGGCGCGGCCGCCGCGGGCCATCGCGCCATGACCAGCAGCTCCAGCCCCGGCATCAGCCTGATGATGGAGGGCTTGAGCTACATCGCCGGGGCACGCCTGCCCTGCGTGGTGATCAACGTGATGCGCGGCGGGCCGGGTCTGGGCAACATCGCTCCGTCACAGGCCGATTACTTTCAGGCATGCAAGGGCGGCGGCCACGGCGATTACCGCTGCATCGTGCTGGCGCCGTGGAACGTGCAGGAGATGTTCGAATTCCCGCGGATGGCGTTTGAGATCGCCGAGCGCTATCGCATGCCGGTCATGATTCTGGCCGACGCCGTGCTCGGCTCGATGCTTGAGCCGGCGACCGTCCCCGACGAGTTTCCTCCGGCGGTGCATCGCCCGGCAGACTGGGCATGCACCGGTCGCGGCGCACGCAGCCACAAGAACGTGGTCAACTCGCTTTTCTTAAGTGCCGACGAGCTGGAGCGGCACAACCTACTGCTCCAGCGGACCTATCTCGATGCGCAGGCGGAGATTCGCTTTGACACGCGATTCACCGACGACGCCGAGCTGGGCCTCGTCGCGTTCGGTGCGGCGGCGCGCGTCGCGCTTTCTTGCGTCCGGCAATTGCGAGCGGCCGGTCAGCGCGTGGGCCTCTTTCGCCCGCAGACGCTTTTCCCGTTCCCCGCGGAGGCGCTGCGTCGTGCGACGGCCGGCGCGAAACGCCTTGTCGTGTTTGAGCTGAACGCGGGCCAGATGGTGGAGGATGTTCGACTGACGATCAACGGCGCGAAGCCGGTTGAATTCTTTGGGCGCATGGGCGGCGTGATTCCGTCGCCCGAGGAATTGGCGGAGTTCGTGACGCGCCAACTCGCGGGTGATTCGTCGCCGAAGCGCGCGATGGCCACAAGAACCGAGGAGGCCTGCCATGGGTGA
- a CDS encoding ferredoxin family protein, which produces MSTQIDRDRCKGCGLCVVFCPRHILKLEDGLNRAGYHPAVNHDLDACTACGLCAEMCPETGIRVTRRKKKPRG; this is translated from the coding sequence ATGAGTACGCAGATTGATCGTGATCGATGCAAGGGATGCGGGCTGTGCGTGGTGTTCTGCCCGCGGCACATTCTGAAACTCGAAGACGGACTGAATCGGGCGGGGTACCACCCGGCCGTGAATCATGATCTCGACGCGTGCACGGCGTGCGGCCTGTGTGCCGAGATGTGCCCGGAGACGGGCATCCGCGTGACGCGTCGCAAGAAGAAACCCAGGGGCTGA
- the speA gene encoding biosynthetic arginine decarboxylase: MANILKTAPARSDMLHKWSIADSLDLYNVLQWGAGFFGINEKGNVTVSARGAGGPSLDLKELVDELIQRGIEAPILIRFSDILRSRIQQLCEAFAKSIAEHEYTGSYMGVYPIKVNQQRHVVEEIVQYGGPFSFGLEAGSKPELLAVLAMLEAREPLIICNGYKDNEYIDMALWATRLGKTIVLVVEEYQELVRILDRSNAMKVRPKIGFRMKLATRGSGRWQESGGSKSKFGLTLTEMLKGVELLRSEGMLDCLQLTHFHIGSQITNIRSIKQALAEGCRLYLELTKLGAGLKYFDVGGGMAVDYDGSSSNFQSSANYTMQEYVSDVVSAVAQACNAAEVPHPTIVTECGRAITAHHSVLIFNVLGVTEQAEHPAPASLPEDAPQVLQNLLEAYNSISAKNFQEAYHDILHLRDEAMSAFNLGYLTIQQCSTMEVIFWAACRRIANIMREKDYVPDELQGLEAMLADTYVCNFSAFQSVPDCWAVDQLFPIMPIHRLTEEPTRRGVLADITCDSDGKIDKFIDLRDIKSSLELHPVQQGDEYYVGIFMTGAYQEILGDMHNLFGDTNAIHVTLGNDGEYFIEHVVDGDTIQEVLQYVQYPAETLIAKLRRTVEEAVRSKQITFHESAEFLRRYEQGLKGYTYLAE, from the coding sequence ATGGCCAACATTCTCAAAACGGCGCCTGCGCGATCGGACATGCTGCACAAATGGTCGATCGCGGACTCGCTGGACCTGTACAACGTCTTGCAATGGGGCGCGGGGTTCTTCGGCATCAACGAGAAGGGCAACGTGACGGTCTCGGCGCGCGGCGCCGGAGGCCCGTCGCTCGACTTGAAGGAACTGGTGGACGAGCTGATCCAGCGCGGCATCGAAGCGCCGATTCTCATTCGCTTCTCGGACATTCTCCGCTCGCGCATCCAGCAGCTTTGCGAGGCATTCGCCAAGTCGATCGCCGAGCACGAGTACACCGGTTCGTACATGGGCGTGTACCCCATCAAAGTGAACCAGCAGCGCCACGTCGTCGAAGAGATCGTGCAATACGGCGGGCCGTTCTCCTTCGGCCTCGAAGCCGGGTCCAAGCCCGAGTTGCTCGCCGTGCTGGCCATGCTCGAAGCCCGCGAGCCGCTGATCATCTGCAACGGCTACAAGGACAACGAATACATCGACATGGCCCTCTGGGCGACGAGGCTGGGCAAGACGATTGTCCTCGTCGTGGAGGAGTACCAGGAGCTTGTGCGCATCCTGGATCGATCCAATGCGATGAAGGTCCGCCCGAAGATCGGTTTTCGCATGAAGCTGGCCACGCGCGGCTCGGGTCGCTGGCAGGAGTCGGGCGGTTCGAAGTCCAAGTTCGGCCTGACGCTCACGGAAATGCTCAAGGGCGTCGAGCTGCTCCGCAGCGAGGGCATGCTGGACTGCCTGCAACTCACGCACTTCCACATCGGCAGCCAGATCACCAACATCCGATCGATCAAGCAGGCCCTGGCCGAGGGCTGCCGGCTTTATCTCGAATTGACCAAGCTCGGCGCGGGGCTGAAATACTTCGACGTCGGCGGCGGCATGGCCGTGGACTACGACGGCAGCAGCAGCAACTTCCAGTCCAGCGCCAATTACACCATGCAGGAATACGTGAGCGACGTGGTGTCGGCCGTGGCGCAGGCCTGCAACGCGGCCGAGGTGCCGCATCCGACGATCGTCACCGAGTGCGGCCGGGCGATCACGGCGCACCACAGCGTGCTGATCTTCAACGTGCTGGGCGTGACGGAGCAGGCCGAGCACCCGGCGCCGGCGAGCCTGCCGGAAGACGCCCCGCAGGTGTTGCAGAACTTGCTCGAGGCGTACAACTCGATCAGCGCGAAGAATTTCCAGGAAGCCTATCACGACATCCTGCACCTGCGCGACGAGGCCATGAGCGCCTTCAACCTCGGCTACCTCACGATTCAGCAGTGCAGCACGATGGAGGTGATCTTCTGGGCGGCCTGCCGGCGGATCGCGAACATCATGCGCGAGAAGGACTACGTGCCGGACGAGTTGCAGGGACTGGAGGCGATGCTGGCGGATACGTACGTCTGCAATTTCTCCGCGTTTCAGAGCGTGCCCGACTGCTGGGCCGTCGATCAGCTTTTCCCGATCATGCCGATTCACCGGCTGACCGAGGAGCCGACGCGGCGTGGCGTGCTGGCCGACATCACCTGCGACAGCGACGGGAAGATAGACAAGTTTATTGACTTGCGCGACATCAAGAGTTCGCTCGAGCTGCACCCCGTGCAGCAGGGCGACGAGTATTACGTCGGCATCTTCATGACCGGGGCCTACCAGGAAATCCTCGGCGATATGCACAACCTCTTCGGCGACACCAACGCCATCCACGTCACCCTCGGCAACGACGGCGAGTATTTCATCGAGCACGTCGTCGACGGCGACACGATCCAGGAAGTCCTGCAATACGTGCAGTACCCCGCCGAAACCCTCATCGCCAAACTCCGCCGCACGGTGGAGGAGGCCGTCCGCAGCAAGCAGATCACCTTCCACGAGTCGGCCGAGTTCCTGCGACGCTACGAGCAGGGGCTGAAGGGGTACACGTACCTGGCGGAGTAG